A single region of the Halobacterium wangiae genome encodes:
- a CDS encoding cation:proton antiporter regulatory subunit yields MTIYETEVPGVGHKFELTLDGDERLVVLIHHDGKREIYLRPGENQDSEKLFSLSGKMARQLGSILEGAYFQPVDMDDVQVPLGEAIIEWNDVEPSSSLVGQTLRNADVREQTGVSIIAIQRGEETIANPPPDTAIEDGDILVTLGTRDNQRAFTELVEPGDTDTSQV; encoded by the coding sequence ATGACCATCTACGAGACCGAGGTTCCCGGCGTCGGCCACAAGTTCGAGCTCACCCTCGACGGGGACGAACGGCTCGTCGTGCTCATCCACCACGACGGGAAACGCGAGATCTACCTCCGGCCGGGCGAGAACCAGGACAGCGAGAAGCTGTTCAGCCTCAGCGGGAAAATGGCTCGCCAGCTCGGCTCGATCCTCGAGGGGGCGTACTTCCAGCCGGTCGACATGGACGACGTGCAGGTCCCACTGGGCGAAGCCATCATCGAGTGGAACGACGTCGAACCGTCGTCGTCGCTGGTCGGCCAGACGCTGCGGAACGCGGACGTCCGCGAGCAGACCGGCGTCTCCATCATCGCGATCCAGCGCGGCGAGGAGACCATCGCGAACCCGCCGCCGGACACTGCCATCGAGGACGGGGACATCCTCGTGACCCTCGGCACACGCGACAACCAGCGGGCGTTCACCGAACTCGTCGAACCGGGCGACACCGACACATCACAGGTTTGA